The window ATGTGTGGGCTTCTACAGACTGACTACAGAGTCACGCGAGCATTGGATTGGCTTGACTTGAACTATGATTACGACGAAAACCCGAATGAGCATGGTTACCCATTCTACTACTATTACGCATGGGCGTTTTCGAAGGCAATGCGGCTGACTTCACCAGCGTCAGACCTTATCGGCGGAGTCAGAGATCCAGCTGCAGATGGATATCCAGAAGAAATACCAAGTTGGTACTATGACTTCGCGTGGTACTTGACGGGGACTCAAAACGTCACGGACGGAACATTCTATAACAATCCAGCTGAGACCAATTCATGGGTGCCAGCTATTGACACTATGTTTGCAATTCTGGTTCTCGAAGGTGCAGTAGGTATTCCTATGACAGACACCGTGACAGTATACACAGGGGACGTAGTGGGCTTTATCGGAGGTACAGCAACTCTAAGCGCAGTCCTTACAGAAAAGGAGACTGGAGCACCAATAGACAATGAGCCAATAATCTTCACGCTTCAAGGAAAAACGGTCTCTGCTACGACTGGGCTTGACGGCGTGGCGACAGCAGTAATGACAATTGATCCGCCTGACGGTGTTTATGTTGTAGTAGCGAGTTTTCCTGGTGATGTTTCTAGGCGACTTAACCCATCTTCGGATTCGGAACCTTTCACAGTCCCAATTCATGGAGTTATCCCAGAGGTCCCAGTGGGTACAATCGTGGCTTCAGTTTCAATGATAATTGCACTAGTAGCCTACGTCGCAATGCCAAAATTCCGCAAAAAACAAATGGGTATAAACCCATAACACTCCTCTTTTTTTTGCAAAACATCTGTTCATTTCCAATCAGTCCATGGATATCTGTTGCCGAATTTTTTTCGGGTTATCTCCCGGAAACTCCTCTTTTCTTTTTTCAATGTGAACTGACATGGGCTGACTGTTTTTCTAAACGTCAGGCGCTCCTAGTTACATTAAACTTTTCAAAAAGAGTTTAGGAAGAGCGCGTGTGTGTATTCGCTTTACCAAACCCTTATGACAGATTTTGGTTTTAGACGGATCAAAACAATGTCACTGTCTTTCCATTCAGCAAGGTTTCTTTCTGCCTCCTCTTTCGTTTCATAGTGATAAAGCATTCGACGAGTCATAGCATGATTCACATCGTCTTCGATACTCAAATCACCTTGTATCATGTAGCCAGCTTCATCTGCTATTCGCTCACCGC of the Candidatus Bathyarchaeota archaeon genome contains:
- a CDS encoding pyridoxamine 5'-phosphate oxidase family protein, with the protein product MLTNEVRIFLKKPRIARLATIGADGYPHIVPIYFILDGDGLIFGSDRNNRKVRNVFSNPKGAVVIGGERIADEAGYMIQGDLSIEDDVNHAMTRRMLYHYETKEEAERNLAEWKDSDIVLIRLKPKSVIRVW